Proteins found in one Neurospora crassa OR74A linkage group II, whole genome shotgun sequence genomic segment:
- a CDS encoding AAA family ATPase/60S ribosome export protein Rix7, with protein sequence MPGRANLRHGIDRDVYQLVVKLEIEEEDRREAIIEKEGKNSKNLSSRRGLSVSSVYDSIKRSNSSLARQKKKLLEDSIERVLDLRREEAKKDAVEDSDDAIEAADEAEAAKRNKSAEATATGFLNKQIAKAWGLAAPKLPATTAVSGEGVAVVENGGGEAGAAGEGGSGSVPQTPGLGAAAVAPGSSERQANGEPRGKKRKAEKISKEKEVDRSPPTGISIKDIAGVDDTLDKLLHEVWFPLCAGEACAKMGYRYDNGVLLHGPSGCGKTTLAHAVAGSVGAAFIPVSAPSIVGGTSGESEKNIRDVFDEAIRLAPCLIFIDEIDAIAGKRESANKGMEGRIVAEIMNGMDRIKQQTPLGKNVVVLAATNRPDFLDPAIRRRFSAEIDMGMPNERAREHILKSLSRDLNVADDVNFAELAKLTPGYVGSDLQYVVKAAVSESFRGSLDALLEKARQLRAAAAEAATAAITSDSPEGHEEQQKQIQKELDDTLTGISQKQRDWLLLEDHRQASWSDSCITMAQFRLAVSRVQPASKREGFSTIPDTTWAHVGALDEVRKKLEMSIIGPIKRPELFTKVGIKPAAGILLWGPPGCGKTLVAKAVANESKANFISIKGPELLNKYVGESERAVRQLFARAKSSAPCILFFDEMDALVPKRDDSLSDASARVVNTLLTELDGVGDRSGIYVIGATNRPDIIDEAIRRPGRLGTSIYVGLPSAEDRVDILRTLYRNSIARAKASQTAAAAPPRPTPTTTPAVEGDVMDIDGGSGAVLPGQQTPSATAAAMDETMQEAEKQLERVALDLRCTGFSGADLGNLMQAAAQACLERAYLSQMYQSSKESGTPTEEEKVTDMVANPVITPEDWEKALNEVKPSVKDPEKYVHID encoded by the coding sequence ATGCCTGGCCGTGCCAACCTACGGCATGGCATCGACCGCGATGTCTACCAGCTCGTCGTGAAACTGGAgattgaggaggaagacaggCGAGAGGCCATCATCGAGAAGGAAGGCAAGAACAGCAAAAACCTATCGAGCAGGCGAGGGCTCTCAGTCTCATCCGTTTACGACTCAATAAAACGGTCCAACTCGAGTCTTGCGCGCCAAAAGAAGAAACTACTGGAGGACTCCATCGAGCGGGTGCTCGACCTACGACGAGAGGAGGCCAAAAAGGACGCGGTCGAGGATTCGGACGATGCAATTGAGGCGGCGGATGAGGCCGAAGCGGCCAAGAGGAACAAGTCGGCTGAGGCGACGGCTACAGGGTTTCTGAACAAGCAGATTGCGAAGGCATGGGGTTTGGCCGCGCCGAAGCTGCCTGCGACGACGGCAGTGAGTGGTGAAGgtgtggcggtggtggaaaaTGGTGGAGGGGAGGCGGGTGCCGCTGGTGAAGGGGGATCGGGCTCAGTTCCACAAACCCCCGGACTCGGAGCGGCTGCTGTAGCTCCAGGATCATCTGAGAGACAGGCGAATGGAGAGCCtagaggaaagaagagaaaggcggAGAAGATAtcgaaggagaaagaggtcGACCGGTCGCCGCCCACGGGCATCTCCATCAAGGACATTGCCGGTGTGGACGATACCTTGGACAAGCTTCTACACGAGGTGTGGTTCCCGCTTTGTGCGGGTGAGGCCTGTGCCAAGATGGGATACCGTTACGACAATGGCGTGCTCCTCCACGGCCCTTCGGGCTGCGGCAAGACCACGCTTGCTCACGCCGTGGCTGGCAGCGTTGGCGCCGCCTTCATTCCTGTCTCTGCGCCTTCCATCGTCGGCGGCACCTCGGGCGAGTCAGAAAAGAATATCCGTGATGTCTTCGATGAAGCGATCCGTCTCGCCCCGTGCCTCATCTTTATCGACGAAATCGACGCCATTGCTGGCAAGCGTGAGAGCGCTAATAAGGGCATGGAAGGCCGTATCGTAGCGGAAATCATGAACGGCATGGACCGCATCAAGCAGCAGACACCCCTTGGCAAGAATGTTGTCGTTCTGGCCGCCACCAACCGTCCGGACTTTTTGGATCCCGCCATCCGTCGCCGCTTCAGCGCCGAGATCGACATGGGCATGCCCAACGAGCGCGCCCGCGAGCACATTCTCAAGTCCCTCTCTCGCGACCTCAACGTGGCCGACGACGTCAATTTCGCCGAGCTTGCCAAGCTAACACCCGGCTACGTCGGTTCCGATCTGCAGTACGTCGTCAAAGCCGCCGTGTCCGAATCCTTCCGTGGAAGTCTCGACGCCCTGCTCGAAAAGGCGCGCCAACTGCGCGCTGCCGCTGCAGAAGCTGCCACTGCCGCTATCACCTCCGACTCCCCCGAGGGCCACGAAGAGCAACAGAAACAGATTCAAAAGGAACTCGACGACACCCTCACCGGCATCTCCCAAAAACAGCGCGACTGGCTCCTCCTCGAGGACCACCGCCAAGCCTCGTGGTCCGACAGCTGCATCACCATGGCCCAATTCCGCCTCGCCGTCTCCCGCGTGCAGCCGGCCTCCAAGCGTGAAGGCTTCAGCACGATACCTGACACCACGTGGGCGCATGTGGGCGCTCTTGACGAAGTCCGCAAGAAGCTCGAGATGAGCATCATCGGCCCCATCAAGCGGCCCGAACTTTTCACCAAGGTGGGCATTAAACCGGCCGCCGGTATTTTGCTCTGGGGTCCTCCAGGCTGCGGTAAGACGCTGGTCGCCAAGGCCGTAGCCAACGAGTCCAAAGCCAACTTCATCTCCATCAAGGGTCCCGAGTTGCTGAACAAGTATGTGGGCGAATCCGAGAGAGCAGTCCGCCAGCTTTTCGCGCGCGCCAAGTCCTCGGCCCCCTGCATCTTGTTCTTCGACGAGATGGACGCCCTGGTGCCCAAGCGCGACGACTCGCTCTCCGACGCCAGCGCCCGCGTCGTCAACACCCTGCTCACGGAGCTTGACGGTGTTGGCGACCGCAGCGGTATCTACGTCATTGGCGCTACGAACAGGCCGGACATCATTGACGAGGCGATCAGAAGACCGGGCAGATTGGGAACGAGCATCTACGTCGGCTTGCCCAGCGCGGAGGATCGGGTGGACATTCTCCGAACACTCTACAGGAACTCGATTGCGAGGGCCAAGGCTTCCCAgacggctgctgctgctcctcctcgtcctacGCCTACTACGACACCCGCTGTGGAGGGAGACGTAATGGATATCGATGGCGGCTCTGGCGCTGTTCTGCCAGGCCAACAAACGCCCTcggccaccgccgccgctatgGACGAGACCATgcaggaggcggagaagcaGCTGGAGCGTGTCGCGCTGGATTTGCGCTGCACCGGCTTCTCGGGTGCCGATCTGGGCAACTTGATGCAGGCGGCTGCCCAGGCTTGTTTGGAGAGGGCGTACCTGAGCCAGATGTACCAGTCTAGTAAGGAGAGTGGTACGCcaacggaggaggagaaggtgaCGGATATGGTGGCTAACCCGGTCATCACTCCGGAGGACTGGGAGAAGGCGCTGAACGAGGTGAAGCCTAGTGTGAAAGATCCGGAAAAATATGTCCATATTGATTAG